Within Euryarchaeota archaeon, the genomic segment TTCAACCGCTCCGGGATGCCGCTTCTCGAGATCGTGACGGAGCCCGACATCCCGTCCCCGGCGGCGGCACGGCACTGCATCCAGGAGCTTCGCCTCGTCTTCGATTACCTAGGCGCTGCGAGGGCCGGGGCCGCCCTGAAGGCGGACGCCAACGTGAGCGTAGGCGAGGAACGCGTCGAGGTCAAGAACATCAACTCCCCCCACAACGTCGAGGCCGCGCTTGAACACGAGATCGAGCGGCAGACGCGTCTCATCGCCAGAGGCGAACGGATACGCCGGGAGACACGCCATTTCGATGAGGCGACCGGGACCACGGTGCCTCTACGCGTCAAGGAGTCCGAGGACGACTACAGGTTCATCTTCGACCCCGACATCCCGAGCATCACCCTCGACAGCGCCTACGTCGACAAGGTGCTGGCTTTTCTCCCCGAGGACCCGTTCGTGATGCGCGAGAGGTTGGTGCGCGAGACCGGACAACCCATGGAAGTGGTCTCCGCCGTCCTATCCGACCGGGCCCTCACCGAGGCGCTACGCAGCAACCTCAAGATAGACGGCAAGTTGGTCCCCGATTTCTACATCCGCGAGATCCGATCCGAACTCGCCTACCGGTCAAGGAGCTTCCAGGATTCACCGCTCGAAGCGGAAGGCCTCGCTCGCCTCATCTTCGCCCTCAAAGGCGGAGCGATCACGCGAAAGGCCGCAGTCAACGTCCTACGCGAATGGCTCGACCAGGGCGACCTCGACGCACCGCTCACACGCGAACTTGCAGCCACGGTCCCATCGACGGAACTCGAGGCGGCTACCACGACCGCCGTTTCGGAGAACCCGAAGGCCGTCGCCGATTTCGTCGCAGGAAAGGAGAACGCGATGAATTTCGTCGTGGGCACGGTCATGAAGAGGCTGAAGGGGCGGGCAAGGCCGGATGACGTGCGTGCGGCCGTCATGAAAGCGATAGAGAAGAGGCAGCCATGACGGACCGGGAAAACTGGATCACGGGGGCACGGGGCCCGTCCGGATGCCTGCAGACAACGGAGACAGGGGATCTACAGGGGCCGTCGGTGGTATCCGTTGACCGTTAAGGTGCTTCGCAAGCCTGCCGCGGAGTCGTCCGTGGAATTCCTCCGGAAGGAACTTCTCCGCTCGTTCGTACAAGTGGTGGGGAGGTGCCGCATCGATTACGAGGGCCGCGCCAACTCCACTTTGGAGCTTGGCGAAAGACTCGCGTTCTTCAAGCCCGACGGCACGCTCATCGTCCACACTGGAAGCGGCCTCAAGCCCGTGAACTGGCAGCCACCGGGCGCGAGTTTCCAGGCGGACGTCGAGGAATCCTCGCTGGTCGTCACGTCGACGCGCACGCGCCCCAAAGAGCTCGTACGACTGCGGTTCGAATCCGTGGACCTCATCGCCTCGTTTCGCCTTCGGGACGCAAGCGACCTCGAGATCACGGGCACGGAGGACGACCTTCAGGAATACCTGGCGAGGAATCCCGACGCCGTGGAGCCGGGCTTCAGGATGATCCGTCGCGAGAAACGAAGCGCGAGAGGCCCCATGGACATCTACGCCGAGGACTCTCGCGGT encodes:
- the nucS gene encoding endonuclease NucS, which produces MEFLRKELLRSFVQVVGRCRIDYEGRANSTLELGERLAFFKPDGTLIVHTGSGLKPVNWQPPGASFQADVEESSLVVTSTRTRPKELVRLRFESVDLIASFRLRDASDLEITGTEDDLQEYLARNPDAVEPGFRMIRREKRSARGPMDIYAEDSRGRRVIVEVKRGAAGLKEVEQLRRYVERERAARSVDVRGILVAASVSPKARRFLEDLKLEWKELAWRDLLGKRGSARPAGQAPLWAFQVDAKEATYAKAPDRRRKPRASE
- the gatB gene encoding Asp-tRNA(Asn)/Glu-tRNA(Gln) amidotransferase subunit GatB — translated: MKIGLEVHAYPRTKSKMFCNCPSEGAGEANENLCPTCLGLPGAKPLGVNRQAIETGLAVAKTLGCTILADRRINVYRKHYFYPDLPSNYQRTTDPFTVGGTLNGSVLREIHWEEDPGAYDLKTGEVDFNRSGMPLLEIVTEPDIPSPAAARHCIQELRLVFDYLGAARAGAALKADANVSVGEERVEVKNINSPHNVEAALEHEIERQTRLIARGERIRRETRHFDEATGTTVPLRVKESEDDYRFIFDPDIPSITLDSAYVDKVLAFLPEDPFVMRERLVRETGQPMEVVSAVLSDRALTEALRSNLKIDGKLVPDFYIREIRSELAYRSRSFQDSPLEAEGLARLIFALKGGAITRKAAVNVLREWLDQGDLDAPLTRELAATVPSTELEAATTTAVSENPKAVADFVAGKENAMNFVVGTVMKRLKGRARPDDVRAAVMKAIEKRQP